From candidate division KSB1 bacterium:
GGTGGAGAATGCCAAGCTCTATCAGCAGGCGCTGGAAAAAAAGCGATTGGACGGTGAACTCGAAGTGGCGCGGGAAATCCAAGCGCGCCTGTTGCCCGTGACCTTGCCGCACATCCCAGGCTACGAGGTGGCGGCAACCAATAGACCTTGCCACGAGGTCGGCGGTGATTACTATGACGTGCTGGAAAAACACCGCGACTGTGTGGCATTTGCTATAGGCGATGTGTCGGGCAAAGGGATCCCCGCCGCGTTGCTGATGGCTACACTCCACGGTGGGTTGCACGCACAGGTGCACAGTCGGAGACCTCTGGCGGAGCGGGTGAAGAATCTGAATCGGCTGGTGTTCGAGAGCACCGCACCGGGTACCTTCATCACCTTTTTTCATGGCGAATTGTGTCCTCGCACTGGCGAAGTGACTTACATCAATTGCGGTCACAACCCTCCCTTGCATGTGGACCGTCAGGGGCGGATGACCAGGCTGGAAAAGGGAGGACTCATCTTGGGCGCACTCGAAGACTCCGATTATGAGGAAGGCTCCATGACCGTGCGGCCAGGGGAGATGGTAGTTCTGTTCACCGATGGCGTCACGGAGGCCCAGGGGAAGAAGAGGCAGCAGTATGAGGAGAAACGGCTTTTGGCAGTATTGGCCAGATCTCGGGGCCTGAGCGCCCAGCGCGTGTTGGATGCTGTGATGGCCGATGTGGACCGCTTCTGCAGCGGAATGCCCCAGGCGGATGACATCACTTTGATGGTCCTCCGCAGGACAAAGACGGTGGCGGTATAGGAGAAGCCCTAGGGGACTTTCCCCCTGCGCAAGAGCCGAGCTAACCGACACAGCGGAACAACTAAGGAGGTTTGTATGCTGGACAAGGAGCTTTTGGAGATCCTGGCGTGCCCCAAGTGCAAGGGTGAGTTGGAGTATGACCAGAAGAATGAAAAGCTAATCTGTCATGCCTGCCGGCTGAAGTACCGGATCGAGGACGACATTCCCATCATGCTGATCGACGAGGCGGAGCAGTTTTGAGCCGGAATCGCTCGCGCCGCCTGGCAAAAACAGCTTGACTATTTGCGCGCTTTGTGCTAAATTCAAAGTCAAGCTTTTGGATAGGGTAACGGCCAGAAAAGACAAGAGATGTCTGCGGCGATCCTGAACAGAGGAGTGTTACTCCTCAATCAGAACTATGAGCCGATGAGTGTGACCAGCGCCAAGAAGGCTATCGTGCTCATCTACCTTGGCAAGGCGGAGATTATTGAGCGTCACCCGTACATGGTGCACTCGGTGTCGACCGCTCTGCCTATGCCGAGCATTGTGCGGCTCGTCCGTTTCATCCAGGTGCCGCGGAAGAGGATTCTGCTCACCCGGCGCAACATAATCAAGCGGGACGGGCATCGATGCCAATACTGCGGCACGGCAAGGAGTCCGCTCACGGTCGATCACGTCCTGCCGAAAGATCGGGGTGGCACGGACACGTGGGAGAACTTGGTCTGTGCCTGTGTGCGATGCAACACGCGCAAAGGGAACCGCACCCCGGAAGAGGCGGGCATGCGCCTGTTGCGCCAGCCGCGCAAGCCTAACAACCTCTTCTTCATTCAGCACTTTGTGGGCGTGAGCGACGAGAGGTGGAAACCGTACCTCTTCATGAATTGAAGCGGGGGGTACGGACTTGGGAGAGCGAGAACAGCAACAGGAGTCAGGCGTTTTTGGGCAAGAAGCGAATTCTTAGCGGTATGCGCCCTACCGGTCGCTTGCATCTGGGTAACTATGTGGGCGCGCTGGAAAACTGGGTACGGTTGCAGGGAGAGTACGAGAACTTTCACATGGTGGCCGATTGGCACACCCTTACCACCTCGTACGAAGACACCAGTACCATCGGCACCGATACCGTAGAGATGGTGATAGACTGGCTAGCCGCAGGTATCGACCCGGAAAAGAGCGTGTTGTTCGTGCAGTCGCAGGTGAAGGAACACGCCGAGCTCTTTCTGCTTTTCGCGATGCTGGTCACCGTGCCCAGACTGGAGCGCAACCCGACGGTAAAGGAGCAGGCGCGCGCCCTGGGTCTGGACAGCAGGATGTCCTACGGCCATCTGGGTTACCCGGTGTTGCAAGCGGCCGACATCCTCATTTACCGTGCACATGCGGTGCCGGTGGGCGAAGACCAGGTCCCGCACGTGGAGCTGACCCGCGAGATCGCGCGCCGGTTTAACTCCTTGTACGGAGAAGTGTTTCCTGAGCCGGAGGCAATGCTCACGGAGTTTGCGCGCTTGCCCGGCTTGGACGGGAACCGCATGAGCAAATCGGCTGGTAACACTATCCTCTTGTCTGACCGGCCTGAGGAGATCCAGCGCAAGGTGATGACGGCGGTGACTGACCCGCAGAAGATCAGGCGCGGTGACCCAGGACGACCGGAAGTCTGTTTGGTCTTTACGTTTCACCGGAAGTTCAATCCTTCCGAGGTGGGCACGATTGAACGCGATTGTCGAAGCGGGGCTCTGGGGTGCGTCGACTGTAAGAAGAACTTGGCAAATAAGTTGACATGCTACTTGCAACCCATCCGGGAGAAGCGTGAGTACTACGCGGCGCACCTGGATCAAGTGCAGGAGATCATAGCAGAGGGGAACGCTCGGGCGCGCGCAGAGGCGGCACGGACGATGGCTTTGGTGCGCGCGGCCATGAGGATTGGGTAAGGCATGCCGTACACGGTGCGTCTGCAGAAGTTCGAGGGTCCCCTCGAACTCCTCCTTTTCCTCATCCGCAAGAACGAGGTGGATATCTTCGACATTCCCATCGCGGAGATCACCGCCCAATACCTGCAGTACCTGGACCTCATGCGTTACCTGGATATCGACGTGGCGGGTGAATTCATCCTCATGGCCGCCAGGCTGATGCACATCAAGGCGCAAATGCTCCTGCCGCGCTCAGAGGAGGTGGATGAGGAGCAAGAGGACCCGCGTACTGAACTGGTCCAGCGGCTGCTGGAGTACCAAAAGTACAAGCTGATAGCTGTTGAATTGTCGGCGATAGAGGAGCGCGCGCGCGACTTCTTCCCGCGTACTGCATTCTCCATCGACGGCGACGGGTATTCAGACGAAGAGTTGAACGGCCACGAAGTGTCGTTATATGACCTGGTGGCCGCGTTCAGTGTTGTGCTCGAGCGAGCCTCGCAGGTTACTTATCACGAAATTCGCGAGGCTGAGGCCTCGGTTGAAGAACAGATCACTTATGTTCTTGACTACCTTCGTACCCACGGCGAGGCTCTCTTTGCTGACCTGATTCGGGGGCTGAGCAGCAAGCTGGTCATCATCGCGACGTTCTTGGCGTTATTGGAACTGATACGCGTAGGCGCGGTTGTGGTCAGGCAATCTGCTCCCTTCGGCGAAATCTGGATATACAGGGTCTGATGGAACTCGAGGCTGCTAAGCAGATAATCGAAGCGCTCATCTTTGCTGCCGATACGCCTGTCACTTTGCACCGCCTGCGCGCTGCAATCGAAGATGCAGATGAGGAATTGCTCCAGCGCGTGGTGGACCAACTGAACGAGGAGTATGCGCTTCACGGGCATGCGTTTGAAATCCGGCGCGTGGCAGGCGGTTTCCAGATGACCACGCGAGCGCACCTGGCAGAGTGGGTGCGCAAGTATCAGCGGGGGCGCGCAAGGCAACGCCTGTCGCGGGCGGCCCTGGAGGCACTGGCGATTATCGCCTTCAAGCAGCCTATCAGCAGGGCAGAAGTGGCGGCAGTGCGCGGCGTTAACTCTGATGGGGTCTTCAAGAACCTGTTGGAGCGCAATCTGATCACAATGGCCGGCAGAGCTTCTACTGTGGGACGGCCTGTTCTTTACAAGACAACCGAACACTTCTTGGCGTATTTTGGCATCAACAGCCTGGCCGACTTGCCTTCGATCGACGAGGTGGAGGCCCTGCTCAAGGCGCGCGCTCCGCAAGAGGACCTGGGCAATGTAACCGTGGAGGAGAGTGCTGCCCAAGGGGCAGAGAACGGCTTGCAGGAGCAAGAGACCACCAATGGTGAGGCTCAATAAGTACCTGGCCAGTTGTGGTGTCGCCTCGCGCCGAGCCTCCGACAAACTTATTGCCCAGGGTCGGGTTACAGTGAATGGCAAAGTGGTGACCTCGGTGGGCACGCAGGTTGATGAAGAGCGCGATGAAGTGGCGGTAGACGGTCGGGTGGTGCAGCCCCCGCAGCGTAAGGTGTACATCATGCTCCACAAACCAGCTGGGTACGTGACCACCGTGCGTGACACTCGCGGGCGGCCTAAGGTAGTGGACCTGGTACCCGTGTCCACGCGCCTTTTTCCAGTAGGACGCTTGGACATCGACACCGAGGGGCTTTTGTTGTTGACGAACGACGGGGAGGTGACAAACCGGCTCCTGCACCCGCGTTTCAAAGTGGCAAAGACCTATGTGGCCGTGGTTGATCGCGACGTGAGCGAGCAACAGCTGGCAAAGCTCCGGGCGGGTGTTGCCCTGACCGACGGGATGACGGCTCCTTGCGAGGCCCGCCTATTACCGGACCAGCCTCCGCCTGGCAGAGTTGTCGAGTTGACCATTCGCGAAGGGCGTAAGCGCCAGGTCAGGAGAATGCTGTCGGCAGTGGGGCTGCGTGTGCTGGTCTTGCGGCGAGTCGCCTTCGGTCCGGTGCGCCTGGGCCAACTGGAGCTGGGGCAATGGCGCTACCTCAGGCCGGCTGAGATAGCAGCTCTCCGCGCCGCTGCCTTGCCAGAGCCTTCGCAGGAGCACCAAAAGCTGGTCGAGTCGCAGAGGCGGCCCTGAAGCGGGGTTCTGGTCGTGGCGCAGCAGAAACGGCTCATCATCGCCATCGACGGCGTTGCCGCCTCTGGCAAAAGCACCACGGCGCGTCTGGTCGCACAGCGGCTGGGTTACCTGTACCTTGATTCAGGGGCGCTGTACCGCGCACTGACCTTGAAAGTCCTTCGCAAAGGAATAGATCCGGCCGCCCAGGGCACGGTGGCAGAGATAGCGCGACAGACACAGGTGGACCTGCGAACCGAAGGCGGTGAGTTGCGCGTGTTCCTTGACGGCGAAGATGTGACCGAAGAGATCAGGGGGCCAGAGGTATCAGAGCATATCGGCCCTGTGGCGGCCAATGGGGCAGTGCGGCAGCGGATGGTGGAGCTGCAGCGCGCCCTAGCCGCCGGTGGCGGCGTGGTGGCCGAAGGGCGCGACATCGGCACCGTGGTCTTTCCTGACGCCGACGTGAAGTTCTACTTTACGGCTTCGCTGGAGGTGCGCGCGCAGCGCCGACAGGCCGAATACGCCGCGCGCTCAATTGACACATCCGTGCGGCAGCTTGCAGCACAGCTGGAACGCCGAGACCGCGATGACCGTGCACGTACCTATGGCCCATTGCGCAAGGCCCCTGACGCCATTGAAGTGGATACCTCACACATGACCATAGAGGAACAGGTTGAATTCGTCCTGCAAAAGGTGCGCGAGCGTCTCTCTGGTTGAGGAGCCCAAGGCGGGCGAGAGAACTGGGGTGAAGGTTGAGATCGACCAGCGTGCGGGGTTCTGTGCCGGTGTTGCGCGGGCTATCCACATGGCTGAGGAGGCCCTCGCCCAAGGTGAGCTGGTTTCGGTGGGCCCGCTGCTCCACAATCCTCAGGAAGTGGAGCGGCTGCGGCGACTTGGACTCCGTGTGGTGCCCCAGGAGGAGATTGAGGGAGCTGACTTGGAGGGCTTAGGGGCTCGTCGTGTGCTGGTGCGAAGCCATGGTATCTCGCCGGCCTTGCGCGCCAGGCTGCAGAACGCCAGACTGGACATTGTCGATGGTACCTGCCCTATTGTCCGGCGGGTGCAGGAGCTTGTGCAAAGCTACTGCGCGCAAGGCTACCGGGTGGTCATTTTCGGGAAGAAGGACCACCCCGAGGT
This genomic window contains:
- a CDS encoding segregation/condensation protein A, with product MPYTVRLQKFEGPLELLLFLIRKNEVDIFDIPIAEITAQYLQYLDLMRYLDIDVAGEFILMAARLMHIKAQMLLPRSEEVDEEQEDPRTELVQRLLEYQKYKLIAVELSAIEERARDFFPRTAFSIDGDGYSDEELNGHEVSLYDLVAAFSVVLERASQVTYHEIREAEASVEEQITYVLDYLRTHGEALFADLIRGLSSKLVIIATFLALLELIRVGAVVVRQSAPFGEIWIYRV
- a CDS encoding HNH endonuclease; the encoded protein is MSAAILNRGVLLLNQNYEPMSVTSAKKAIVLIYLGKAEIIERHPYMVHSVSTALPMPSIVRLVRFIQVPRKRILLTRRNIIKRDGHRCQYCGTARSPLTVDHVLPKDRGGTDTWENLVCACVRCNTRKGNRTPEEAGMRLLRQPRKPNNLFFIQHFVGVSDERWKPYLFMN
- the scpB gene encoding SMC-Scp complex subunit ScpB, whose translation is MELEAAKQIIEALIFAADTPVTLHRLRAAIEDADEELLQRVVDQLNEEYALHGHAFEIRRVAGGFQMTTRAHLAEWVRKYQRGRARQRLSRAALEALAIIAFKQPISRAEVAAVRGVNSDGVFKNLLERNLITMAGRASTVGRPVLYKTTEHFLAYFGINSLADLPSIDEVEALLKARAPQEDLGNVTVEESAAQGAENGLQEQETTNGEAQ
- the trpS gene encoding tryptophan--tRNA ligase; translation: MGKKRILSGMRPTGRLHLGNYVGALENWVRLQGEYENFHMVADWHTLTTSYEDTSTIGTDTVEMVIDWLAAGIDPEKSVLFVQSQVKEHAELFLLFAMLVTVPRLERNPTVKEQARALGLDSRMSYGHLGYPVLQAADILIYRAHAVPVGEDQVPHVELTREIARRFNSLYGEVFPEPEAMLTEFARLPGLDGNRMSKSAGNTILLSDRPEEIQRKVMTAVTDPQKIRRGDPGRPEVCLVFTFHRKFNPSEVGTIERDCRSGALGCVDCKKNLANKLTCYLQPIREKREYYAAHLDQVQEIIAEGNARARAEAARTMALVRAAMRIG
- a CDS encoding Trm112 family protein — its product is MLDKELLEILACPKCKGELEYDQKNEKLICHACRLKYRIEDDIPIMLIDEAEQF
- the cmk gene encoding (d)CMP kinase; this translates as MAQQKRLIIAIDGVAASGKSTTARLVAQRLGYLYLDSGALYRALTLKVLRKGIDPAAQGTVAEIARQTQVDLRTEGGELRVFLDGEDVTEEIRGPEVSEHIGPVAANGAVRQRMVELQRALAAGGGVVAEGRDIGTVVFPDADVKFYFTASLEVRAQRRQAEYAARSIDTSVRQLAAQLERRDRDDRARTYGPLRKAPDAIEVDTSHMTIEEQVEFVLQKVRERLSG
- a CDS encoding rRNA pseudouridine synthase, which produces MVRLNKYLASCGVASRRASDKLIAQGRVTVNGKVVTSVGTQVDEERDEVAVDGRVVQPPQRKVYIMLHKPAGYVTTVRDTRGRPKVVDLVPVSTRLFPVGRLDIDTEGLLLLTNDGEVTNRLLHPRFKVAKTYVAVVDRDVSEQQLAKLRAGVALTDGMTAPCEARLLPDQPPPGRVVELTIREGRKRQVRRMLSAVGLRVLVLRRVAFGPVRLGQLELGQWRYLRPAEIAALRAAALPEPSQEHQKLVESQRRP
- a CDS encoding SpoIIE family protein phosphatase, with amino-acid sequence MSVVRTADQLRLALERIRHLQSLVEASKIINSTLDLSRLLELILGIALDNTSATAGTIYLLDDQRGEIWSRVVLSDRKIEIRLPLGKGIAGVVAQTGETVNLADVYSDPRFDREIDQHTGFHTSTMLCMPMRNKAGKIIGVFQILNKKGGPFTAEDEEFLEALSVHAAMAVENAKLYQQALEKKRLDGELEVAREIQARLLPVTLPHIPGYEVAATNRPCHEVGGDYYDVLEKHRDCVAFAIGDVSGKGIPAALLMATLHGGLHAQVHSRRPLAERVKNLNRLVFESTAPGTFITFFHGELCPRTGEVTYINCGHNPPLHVDRQGRMTRLEKGGLILGALEDSDYEEGSMTVRPGEMVVLFTDGVTEAQGKKRQQYEEKRLLAVLARSRGLSAQRVLDAVMADVDRFCSGMPQADDITLMVLRRTKTVAV